CGCTCTAAAAGTAATCTTTGTATTAGTTATTACGTTTACTTAAACTAATAAAATGTCTTGAAAATCTCGATAAGAAAAGGTTTGAACATCAAATTCGGACTTCGAATTTTTACAACCTCGGAGTTTTTGAATTAGTGGTTCCTTAAGAAAACTTATTAAATAAGCAAAGAAGTTgagaaaatcaaaattttagTTTCGTCAGCATGACTCATATATAATCTTTGTGTTTAAGATAGTTACGGATCTATGGAAAGAGctattttggaaatataTCAAGAATGGTGTGACGtgttaagaaaaaaataaaaataaaaaattaaatacttGAATGTTTATATTTCTGTGTGTGCTGTCATAATAACATGATTAGAGATTTTGGTAAAGGAAACAGTTTACCATATCCAGTGTCTTAGAGATTaatctattgaaaaaatttatttggcttaatttttgaataattttctgTTACGTTCAGTAAAGATGGTTTTGATGTACGAAATCCATAGAAACTATATTTACATGGAAAACTTAACGTATAATAACTTTAAAAACCATAATGTTCAAATATACTACTATTGATACAAAACTTGGTAGGATCACTTAAAATACGTGTTAACAAACTCTGTGGTGTAGAGTAAAATCTAGGAAAAATATGGAATATAAATGGGGGTTAAATAAACTAAGCCATACAAAAGATACTCTATTGTTACTTGGTATTCAGAACCTCTTTCTACGATAAATAGAACCATTCTTCATTATCCAACATGATTTTTGCAAAAGTTTCAAATCAATCAGCTAATCATTCcagaaatttattatatagcttattattgaagtacaataaaaataccaTTAGTATCGATGGATTAAAGTAGTTGTAGATATGCCCATGGATTCTTAAAAGATTTGGGTTCATATTTGTCCTTgctattaaattttgaaatttttttctttctctaTATACTATCACTAAATACGGACgcttttaatgaaaattcttTACCCTTTGCGTAAGCAcgtgaatatttttttttacctaaaagaaattttgaaaaattttcgtctcatctcatctcatctcatctcatcggttaaatttatatttaaataaaattaaaagattcatatataaatatatatacaaaaataaacaattctGTAGagaaaagtaaaaaaaaagacttATCATCATGACtacaattaaaaagaaacaaaattcTAGTAAACGTTCCTTAAAAGAATCAAAGGATtctaagaaaattaaaaaggcAAGAATTTCTATTGAATCTtctgatgatgatttagaTTTCATTTCTGACGAAGAACACGCCAATGACAAAGATGTCAGTgaacaagaagaagaagtaaATGATGCAAAGAGTGATGAGGAAAGTGAAGATCAAAACGATGAAGACAGTGGTGAAGAAAGCAATGAAGATACCCCAACTTCCAACGATGATTCTAATGACAATCATACTgaacaaagaaaattattaaaagaaagaaaattacAAAGAAAATCTGGTATTCAAGTTCAACAAATCAAGCAATTATGGGAAAAATTACGTGTGAAATCACCACCTATTCCAAAAGAAATCCGTAACAAACTATGTGGTGAAATTTGGGAATTATCAAAGGATTGtattaaagatttgatTATGAAGCATGATTCTTCGAGAGTTGTTCAAACATTAGTCAAATACTGTGATAAAGAACGTCGTGAACAAATTGTTCAATCATTAAAGGGTAATTATTACGTATTGGCCACAAGTGCATatggtaaatatttattagtCAAATTATTACATTATGGGACTAAAGATTCTAGacaaataattattgatgaattacATGGTTCATTAAGAAAATTGATGAGACATCGTGAAGGTGCATACGTGGttgaagatttatttgttCTTTATGCTAGTCATGaacaaaaacaacaaatgattaaagaattttggGGGGCTGAATATGCAGTATTTAAGGATTCCTATAAGAATGAAGATATCAAACAAGTTTGTAAGAATACCGAAAAACGAGATATTATTGCTAAGAATTTGATTGGTACTATTAGTGCATCAATTAACAAAGGCTCTACTGGGtttcaaatattacatGCTGCTATGAGAgaatatatcaaaattatgaaTGATGAAGAATGTAGTGAGAtgattgaattattacatGAACAAATTGCAGAATTAGTTCACACACCTGAAGGTTGTGAAGTTGCATGTGTATTAATAGCTCGTGGGAATGCTAAGGAAAGAAAATCTATTATTCGTGGACTAAAAGCTCATGGTTCTAAATTAATGCAAAATGAATACGGTAATTTGATCTTAATTACATTATTTATGACCGTTGATGATACTGTCTTGATGTTTAAAACATTTGGACCTGTCTTGAAGGAAAATTTCGTAGAGATCATCTGTGATAAATATGGTAGAAGACCATTCCTTTAtctattaaaagaattgaatgggaaatatttttatcctCAAATTAAAAAGGATTTActtaaatataaagaaatgaGTCAATCTAAGAAAGATGATAAACAAAGACGATTAGAATTACTAGATAAATTTGGTTCATTGATTCTAAGTCAATTGAATAAGAATTTTGAAGacattattgaaaataatttaggtattcaaatgattcaaGAAGTTTTACAATGTGAAAGAATATATGAAGAAGATAAGATCGCTAcattaattgaaaagatAATCAAGACTGGCATGAAAGATGATTCTATGTATTGTAGATTATTAAAGAGTTTAATACAAGGTGGTTGTTGgaataatcaattaaaacaattagaaCCATTCAAGAAGATTGAAAACCTTGTTGGTGTTGAATTTGGtgttaaattattcaatgaAGTTATTGAAggtaatattttagaatggattgaaaatgaagattgTTCATTCTGTATTGTATCATTATATGAAACTTTACATGGCAAAAAAGAAGGTGAaggatttgaaaaagaattaaaagaagtTGATTTACAAAATGTAGAGAGTAAAGGTGGTAAGTTGTTGTTAAAGTTGATGAACAACTAAGGGATGAATGTATAAGTGTATGTATGAacgtatatatatatatattaatagttACAATgtaaaatttataatttttgcTTCCTAGTAGCTAGGAGAAAAGAATgcataaaataataagaacCTACTAAAGCTCTTAAATGTAATAAAGAACCTAAGACAACAAAGATGTGGAACCATTGATGAGAATTTCCAATATTATCGAATTTCCCTGGTGCGAAAACTTCTGGTATTCTATAACCGTATAATAAGGCACCAATAACATAACAAATCAGTTCTAAAGTGAGTGAAGGTAATTGAACTCTTTGCCAAACCTCAGGAAAtccaaatatattaataccTGTAATTAAAGGGATAAGTCCACTACCTGCAAAAGcaataaagaataaagCTCTAACGTGTTTCCAATCTCttgtattaaatttttccatAGTGACAAAAACTGTGCAAGTGATAGCCAATATAAAAGTCGATATAGcaaagaatttgaaataattgaaatgaTCTCTATAaccaaaatataataatgaaattgtGGAGCATGTAATTAGACAGATGATTCCTATATAATCCATCTTACTCCAAATATCAGATTGTGATTGCGAATGCTGTTTTAAACAATGGAAACATGAGCTCAGAGTAAGACAAGTGGCCGCAcctaataaatatatatctagGACTAAATAATCGTGTAAAGTAGTTGTGGGAAAACTTggtaaataaattaaatttgtaaagaaaaatactaataataataaataaatggCTGCAGAAATACCATGAGAATAAATGTTTATAGTTTCGTTATGGAAGAAAGTTAAAGAACGTAAACATAGTTTCCAAGAGTTTGTTTCTCTAATATAACCTGTTAGGATCATTTCATTATCTTGTTGCCAAGAGGGCAATTCTTCATACGTGTATAAAAGAGTATCAGTGATTTTTTGCTTGACATCTTCAGCCGCTTGAGATAGAATAGACGATATAGATTTGGATCTATGGTGAGTGAGAGGAGACGATGAGTGTGCGTTCGCACCGGTGGATTGTTGCATGGGGACTTGGATGTtttatgtattttttttatatttttaagtaaaaaaagaattttaaaatgtttGTATATCTATATGAGATATGAccatatatataactaCATTAGAGGTTATATTTTCATACGTTATCTCCTATAATTTGACATTTAATttcctttattttttttccagtCGATCGATGACCTACTCCGAGATCATGTGGTACGATGGACAGCCAAAGAAGCGCAAACGCGACGATAAAAAGCAGCTAAACGAGAAGGTTGAGCAGTTGTTGTTGCAGTAGTAATTTTAGTAGTAGTGGTAGTGACAAGAATGGGTTCAACAGGGATAAGAGTATGTGATGTTGGGAGTTGTGGAGAAGAACATCGAGATTCTGAGTTGTTTAGCGttgtaaaatattccaaCAATTCACTATTGAGAGTTGATCCAGTATCTTCCAACCCCCAAGGTCTTCTTGAACGATGCTCGTTTTGTCTACGATGCACTCTTCTACGTGCAGTTAAAGGCTTCTCCCAAGTCCATAGTCGTCCTTGCTTGTGCCGTTGGAACCCTAATATATGCTCTGCgtttttatatacttctaAATCGTAACCAGTGAGTTGAATTTCATCAACATTGCTGCAATATAGGCGTTTGCTAGAATGAAACATTATGTTATAAAGTGAAGGGGAAAGGTGGGTAATTGGGCTGGATCAAGAGGGATCTTTGAATGGCAATTTTGTTTATTGAAGATACTTTTATAAAGACGGCTGTATTTGTGACGCGATGAGTTTGTGGCGCTGTCAATGGTAAGCGAATATTGCAATTGCAATTGCAATTAACAAAAGAACGTGGATGCAGAAAAATTGACAGATAATCACCATGGTAACGGGTACTTATCTTGACATAATTTGTGTACCAAGATATTAGCCAAAAGATAATTATATCGTGATGTAACacatttatttgaatttgaacagaattatataaatatgattAAAATATTGCTCTCCAACAATATTCCTCTGATTGTAACCTGGCAGGTTATGAGCCCTGG
The window above is part of the Henningerozyma blattae CBS 6284 chromosome 2, complete genome genome. Proteins encoded here:
- the IZH4 gene encoding Izh4p (similar to Saccharomyces cerevisiae IZH1 (YDR492W) and IZH4 (YOL101C); ancestral locus Anc_3.90) codes for the protein MQQSTGANAHSSSPLTHHRSKSISSILSQAAEDVKQKITDTLLYTYEELPSWQQDNEMILTGYIRETNSWKLCLRSLTFFHNETINIYSHGISAAIYLLLLVFFFTNLIYLPSFPTTTLHDYLVLDIYLLGAATCLTLSSCFHCLKQHSQSQSDIWSKMDYIGIICLITCSTISLLYFGYRDHFNYFKFFAISTFILAITCTVFVTMEKFNTRDWKHVRALFFIAFAGSGLIPLITGINIFGFPEVWQRVQLPSLTLELICYVIGALLYGYRIPEVFAPGKFDNIGNSHQWFHIFVVLGSLLHLRALVGSYYFMHSFLLATRKQKL
- the TBLA0B02300 gene encoding uncharacterized protein, which codes for MFHSSKRLYCSNVDEIQLTGYDLEVYKNAEHILGFQRHKQGRLWTWEKPLTARRRVHRRQNEHRSRRPWGLEDTGSTLNSELLEYFTTLNNSESRCSSPQLPTSHTLIPVEPILVTTTTTKITTATTTAQPSRLAAFYRRVCASLAVHRTT
- the PUF6 gene encoding Puf6p (similar to Saccharomyces cerevisiae PUF6 (YDR496C); ancestral locus Anc_3.85); its protein translation is MTTIKKKQNSSKRSLKESKDSKKIKKARISIESSDDDLDFISDEEHANDKDVSEQEEEVNDAKSDEESEDQNDEDSGEESNEDTPTSNDDSNDNHTEQRKLLKERKLQRKSGIQVQQIKQLWEKLRVKSPPIPKEIRNKLCGEIWELSKDCIKDLIMKHDSSRVVQTLVKYCDKERREQIVQSLKGNYYVLATSAYGKYLLVKLLHYGTKDSRQIIIDELHGSLRKLMRHREGAYVVEDLFVLYASHEQKQQMIKEFWGAEYAVFKDSYKNEDIKQVCKNTEKRDIIAKNLIGTISASINKGSTGFQILHAAMREYIKIMNDEECSEMIELLHEQIAELVHTPEGCEVACVLIARGNAKERKSIIRGLKAHGSKLMQNEYGNLILITLFMTVDDTVLMFKTFGPVLKENFVEIICDKYGRRPFLYLLKELNGKYFYPQIKKDLLKYKEMSQSKKDDKQRRLELLDKFGSLILSQLNKNFEDIIENNLGIQMIQEVLQCERIYEEDKIATLIEKIIKTGMKDDSMYCRLLKSLIQGGCWNNQLKQLEPFKKIENLVGVEFGVKLFNEVIEGNILEWIENEDCSFCIVSLYETLHGKKEGEGFEKELKEVDLQNVESKGGKLLLKLMNN